The following coding sequences are from one candidate division WOR-3 bacterium window:
- the rd gene encoding rubredoxin, with protein sequence MGKWQCTICGYIYDPEYGDPDNGIEPGTLFEQLPDDWVCPECGAEKEQFEPYTEEEY encoded by the coding sequence ATGGGCAAATGGCAATGCACAATCTGCGGATATATCTATGACCCCGAGTATGGGGACCCCGATAATGGTATTGAGCCGGGCACCCTTTTTGAGCAGCTGCCCGATGATTGGGTGTGCCCTGAGTGCGGTGCAGAAAAAGAACAGTTTGAACCATATACTGAAGAAGAGTATTAG
- a CDS encoding methylenetetrahydrofolate reductase, protein MLRDRLKEKKVLTLEVLLPNSIDTQNILNELKPFKDYVDAFNIPSNPLGKLRPDALCYAHILQENLHIETIPHFVARHYTLLSFESQLLGARALGIENILCVTGDSPVEGRSMFELNSAKLLEVARNLRQGLTSARKAITPIDFCLCTSFNPNVPNLQGEFIKAAEKIKCGAEVFFTQPVFQPEKFIEVIIELRQRFGDIKIIAGLSFLYTKKRAFALMKFLGIPYPYIAQIEEVDETELLFATAQKLKDYVDGFYVIPIGKYGNGFTLVKKIRAIFKQ, encoded by the coding sequence ATGTTGCGCGATAGGTTGAAAGAAAAAAAAGTCCTGACTTTAGAAGTACTTTTGCCCAACAGCATTGATACGCAAAATATCCTTAATGAACTCAAACCCTTTAAGGATTATGTTGATGCTTTTAACATTCCTTCAAACCCGCTTGGTAAGTTAAGACCTGATGCGTTATGTTATGCCCACATTCTCCAGGAGAACCTGCACATTGAAACGATACCCCATTTCGTTGCCCGGCATTATACACTTTTATCTTTTGAAAGTCAATTACTTGGTGCCCGAGCATTGGGTATTGAGAATATTCTCTGTGTTACCGGTGATTCACCGGTTGAAGGTCGGAGTATGTTTGAACTGAACTCTGCCAAACTGCTCGAAGTAGCCCGAAACTTGCGTCAAGGACTCACCTCGGCGCGCAAGGCGATTACACCGATTGATTTCTGTCTCTGCACAAGTTTTAATCCCAATGTTCCAAATCTCCAGGGCGAATTCATAAAAGCTGCGGAAAAAATCAAATGTGGGGCAGAGGTATTTTTTACTCAGCCCGTATTCCAGCCTGAAAAGTTTATCGAGGTCATTATTGAACTCCGGCAACGGTTTGGCGATATAAAAATCATCGCAGGTCTTTCTTTTTTGTATACAAAGAAAAGGGCTTTTGCACTTATGAAATTTCTGGGAATTCCGTATCCATATATTGCTCAGATTGAGGAGGTCGACGAAACCGAACTGCTTTTCGCTACCGCTCAGAAGTTGAAAGACTATGTTGATGGCTTTTATGTGATTCCGATTGGTAAGTACGGGAATGGTTTTACGCTGGTCAAAAAAATCCGTGCTATTTTTAAACAATAA